The following are encoded in a window of Apis mellifera strain DH4 linkage group LG10, Amel_HAv3.1, whole genome shotgun sequence genomic DNA:
- the LOC724724 gene encoding ATP-dependent 6-phosphofructokinase isoform X4, with product MSIKNDETQCPCTIKDSKKEELSFLLPSFPKQNDKEPGKEDLNAMSFYAINNDKRRIYIQSLESLALPQEYKWYWIDMAEDLAARRFIKPGSHKDKGLAVFTSGGDSQGMNAAVRAVVRMGIYLGCKVFFIKEGYQGMVDGGKNIQEATWSSVSSIIHKGGTIIGSARCHDFEDHAGRKKAAKNLVKLGISNLVVIGGDGSLTGANLFKEEWSTLLKELAEEGEITIDQVEKYEHLHIAGLVGSIDNDFCGTDMTIGTDSALHRIIESIDAIVSTAYSHQRTFIMEVMGRHCGYLALVAAICSEADFVFIPEWPPEQDWPNKLCKKLLQERLMGQRLNIIIVAEGALDRNGEPITAEKIHKVVVEKLQQDTRITVLGHVQRGGNPSAFDRVLGCRMGAEAVMALMEAKPDTEACVVTLNGNQAVRLPLMECVRRTKGVAKAMADKNWNLAVQLRGKGFARNLETYKMLTRLKAPIECTNPNKESNSPTLTKSCHYTLGVIHIGSPSCGMNAAVRSFVRNCIYRGDKVYGICDGILGLITGKFKLLDWPFVTGWVSQGGALLGTKRAPPKEDQLTQIAQRLKEYEIQALLIVGGFEGYQTGLTFINARDKFEEFRIPIAMIPATISNNVPGTEFSLGCDTALNEITEICDRIRQSAQGTKRRVFIIETMGGYCGYLATLAGLAGGADAAYIFEEKFNIKDLNQDVIAMAAKMSEGVQRGLILRNENANLNYSTDFMQRLFSEEGKGLFSCRMNIIGHMQQGGSPTPFDRNLGTKMGSKAVEWFSEQLKKNTDANGKVTAMDADSAVMIGIVRQHYKFTPFAELLEMTDFEHRIPTYQWWMKLRPLLKVLAKHESTYEEEGLYITVEEMDVDNDSLV from the exons GAATACAAGTGGTATTGGATAGACATGGCAGAAGATTTAGCAGCTCGGAGATTTATAAAACCTGGTAGTCATAAAGATAAAGGCCTTGCAGTTTTTACTAGTGGAGGTGATTCTCAAG gaatgaATGCAGCAGTTCGAGCAGTTGTTAGAATGGGTATTTATCTTGGATGTaaagttttctttattaaagaaGGCTATCAGGGTATGGTAGATggtggaaaaaatattcaagaagcTACTTGGTCATCCGTTTCTTCTATCATACATAaa ggTGGTACAATAATAGGATCTGCTCGATGTCATGACTTTGAAGATCACGCTGGTCGCAAAAAAGCTGcaaaaaatttagtaaaactTGGAATAAGTAATTTAGTTGTAATAGGTGGTGATGGTTCACTTACTGGTGCAAATCTATTTAAGGAAGAATGGTCAAccttattaaaagaattagcTGAAGAAG gaGAAATTACAATAGACCaagtagaaaaatatgaacattTACACATTGCTGGCTTAGTGGGATCtattgataatgatttttgCGGAACTGACATGACTATCGGTACTGATTCTGCGTTACATCGTATTATCGAAAGTATCGATGCTATTGTTAGTACAGCATATTCCCATCAAAGAACATTCATAATGGAAGTTATGGGTCGGCATTGCGG TTACCTGGCCCTAGTGGCAGCCATATGTTCTGAAGCTGATTTTGTGTTCATCCCAGAGTGGCCACCTGAACAAGATTGGCCCAATAAGCtgtgcaaaaaattattacag gAAAGACTTATGGGACAACgacttaatattataattgtagcTGAAGGTGCATTAGATAGAAATGGTGAACCAATTACTgctgaaaaaattcataaagttGTTGTAGAAAAGCTACAACAAGATACAAGAATTACTGTTCTTGGTCATGTTCAAAGAGGTGGTAATCCATCTGCTTTTGATAGAGTTTTG ggcTGTCGAATGGGAGCAGAAGCAGTAATGGCATTAATGGAAGCAAAACCAGATACTGAAGCATGTGTTGTTACATTAAATGGCAATCAAGCTGTAAGATTACCTCTTATGGAATGTGTTCGACGTACTAAGGGAGTAGCAAAAGCTATGGccgataaaaattggaatcttGCAGTTCAACTTCGTGGAAA gggATTTGCTCGTAATTTGGAAACATATAAAATGTTGACCCGTCTGAAAGCACCTATAGAATGTACCAATCCCAATaag GAAAGTAACAGTCCCACATTAACAAAG AGTTGCCATTATACATTAGGTGTAATACATATTGGTTCACCTTCTTGTGGTATGAATGCCGCTGTGCGTTCTTTTGttagaaattgtatttatcgAGGAGATaag GTTTATGGTATTTGTGACGGAATCTTGGGTCTTATAactggaaaatttaaattattggattGGCCTTTTGTCACTGGTTGGGTATCACAAGGTGGTGCTCTTTTAGGAACTAAACGTGCTCCACCAAAAGAGGATCAGTTAACACAGATTGCTCAGAGACttaaagaatatgaaattcaAGCTCTACTTATTGTAGGAGGATTTGAG GGTTATCAAACAGGACTTACTTTTATTAATGCTAgagataaatttgaagaatttcgaaTTCCTATTGCAATGATTCCGGCAACTATTAGCAATAATGTTCCAGGAACTGAATTTTCATTAGGATGTGATACtgctttaaatgaaattacggAG atctgTGATCGAATCCGTCAGTCTGCACAAGGTACAAAGCGTcgagtatttattattgaaactatGGGTGGATATTGTGGTTATTTAGCTACTTTGGCTGGATTAGCTGGTGGAGCTGATGCAGCATATATTTTCGaggaaaagtttaatattaaagatttaaatcaaGATGTTATTGCAATGGCTGCTAAAATGTCTGAAGGTGTACAGAGAGGtcttattttaagaaatgaaaatgcaaatttaaattatagtacAGATTTTATGCAAAGACTTTTTAGTGAAGAAGGAAAAGGCCTCTTTAGCTGtagaatgaatattattg GTCATATGCAGCAAGGAGGTTCACCAACTCCATTTGATCGAAATTTGGGCACAAAAATGGGTTCTAAAGCAGTTGAATGGTTTAGTGaacaactaaaaaaaaatactgatgCTAATGGTAAAGTAACAGCAATGGATGCTGATAGTGCAGTTATGATTGGTATTGTGCGacaacattataaatttacaccATTCGCAGAACTTCTTGAAATGACGGATTTTGA acatcGCATTCCAACATATCAATGGTGGATGAAATTACGACCATTACTTAAAGTTTTAGCAAAACACGAGTCTACATATGAGGAAGAAGGTCTTTATATCACTGTAGAAGAAATGGATGTTGATAATGATTCTCttgtataa
- the LOC724724 gene encoding ATP-dependent 6-phosphofructokinase isoform X8 encodes MAEDLAARRFIKPGSHKDKGLAVFTSGGDSQGMNAAVRAVVRMGIYLGCKVFFIKEGYQGMVDGGKNIQEATWSSVSSIIHKGGTIIGSARCHDFEDHAGRKKAAKNLVKLGISNLVVIGGDGSLTGANLFKEEWSTLLKELAEEGEITIDQVEKYEHLHIAGLVGSIDNDFCGTDMTIGTDSALHRIIESIDAIVSTAYSHQRTFIMEVMGRHCGYLGIVGALAAEADFVFCPESPPPADWPDKLCKKLGQERLMGQRLNIIIVAEGALDRNGEPITAEKIHKVVVEKLQQDTRITVLGHVQRGGNPSAFDRVLGCRMGAEAVMALMEAKPDTEACVVTLNGNQAVRLPLMECVRRTKGVAKAMADKNWNLAVQLRGKGFARNLETYKMLTRLKAPIECTNPNKESNSPTLTKQFTLYGQSCHYTLGVIHIGSPSCGMNAAVRSFVRNCIYRGDKVYGICDGILGLITGKFKLLDWPFVTGWVSQGGALLGTKRAPPKEDQLTQIAQRLKEYEIQALLIVGGFEGYQTGLTFINARDKFEEFRIPIAMIPATISNNVPGTEFSLGCDTALNEITEICDRIRQSAQGTKRRVFIIETMGGYCGYLATLAGLAGGADAAYIFEEKFNIKDLNQDVIAMAAKMSEGVQRGLILRNENANLNYSTDFMQRLFSEEGKGLFSCRMNIIGHMQQGGSPTPFDRNLGTKMGSKAVEWFSEQLKKNTDANGKVTAMDADSAVMIGIVRQHYKFTPFAELLEMTDFEHRIPTYQWWMKLRPLLKVLAKHESTYEEEGLYITVEEMDVDNDSLV; translated from the exons ATGGCAGAAGATTTAGCAGCTCGGAGATTTATAAAACCTGGTAGTCATAAAGATAAAGGCCTTGCAGTTTTTACTAGTGGAGGTGATTCTCAAG gaatgaATGCAGCAGTTCGAGCAGTTGTTAGAATGGGTATTTATCTTGGATGTaaagttttctttattaaagaaGGCTATCAGGGTATGGTAGATggtggaaaaaatattcaagaagcTACTTGGTCATCCGTTTCTTCTATCATACATAaa ggTGGTACAATAATAGGATCTGCTCGATGTCATGACTTTGAAGATCACGCTGGTCGCAAAAAAGCTGcaaaaaatttagtaaaactTGGAATAAGTAATTTAGTTGTAATAGGTGGTGATGGTTCACTTACTGGTGCAAATCTATTTAAGGAAGAATGGTCAAccttattaaaagaattagcTGAAGAAG gaGAAATTACAATAGACCaagtagaaaaatatgaacattTACACATTGCTGGCTTAGTGGGATCtattgataatgatttttgCGGAACTGACATGACTATCGGTACTGATTCTGCGTTACATCGTATTATCGAAAGTATCGATGCTATTGTTAGTACAGCATATTCCCATCAAAGAACATTCATAATGGAAGTTATGGGTCGGCATTGCGG GTATTTGGGAATTGTGGGTGCTTTAGCGGCAGAAGCAGATTTTGTTTTCTGTCCAGAATCACCTCCTCCTGCTGACTGGCctgataaattatgtaaaaaattgggGCAG gAAAGACTTATGGGACAACgacttaatattataattgtagcTGAAGGTGCATTAGATAGAAATGGTGAACCAATTACTgctgaaaaaattcataaagttGTTGTAGAAAAGCTACAACAAGATACAAGAATTACTGTTCTTGGTCATGTTCAAAGAGGTGGTAATCCATCTGCTTTTGATAGAGTTTTG ggcTGTCGAATGGGAGCAGAAGCAGTAATGGCATTAATGGAAGCAAAACCAGATACTGAAGCATGTGTTGTTACATTAAATGGCAATCAAGCTGTAAGATTACCTCTTATGGAATGTGTTCGACGTACTAAGGGAGTAGCAAAAGCTATGGccgataaaaattggaatcttGCAGTTCAACTTCGTGGAAA gggATTTGCTCGTAATTTGGAAACATATAAAATGTTGACCCGTCTGAAAGCACCTATAGAATGTACCAATCCCAATaag GAAAGTAACAGTCCCACATTAACAAAG caaTTCACTTTGTATGGACAA AGTTGCCATTATACATTAGGTGTAATACATATTGGTTCACCTTCTTGTGGTATGAATGCCGCTGTGCGTTCTTTTGttagaaattgtatttatcgAGGAGATaag GTTTATGGTATTTGTGACGGAATCTTGGGTCTTATAactggaaaatttaaattattggattGGCCTTTTGTCACTGGTTGGGTATCACAAGGTGGTGCTCTTTTAGGAACTAAACGTGCTCCACCAAAAGAGGATCAGTTAACACAGATTGCTCAGAGACttaaagaatatgaaattcaAGCTCTACTTATTGTAGGAGGATTTGAG GGTTATCAAACAGGACTTACTTTTATTAATGCTAgagataaatttgaagaatttcgaaTTCCTATTGCAATGATTCCGGCAACTATTAGCAATAATGTTCCAGGAACTGAATTTTCATTAGGATGTGATACtgctttaaatgaaattacggAG atctgTGATCGAATCCGTCAGTCTGCACAAGGTACAAAGCGTcgagtatttattattgaaactatGGGTGGATATTGTGGTTATTTAGCTACTTTGGCTGGATTAGCTGGTGGAGCTGATGCAGCATATATTTTCGaggaaaagtttaatattaaagatttaaatcaaGATGTTATTGCAATGGCTGCTAAAATGTCTGAAGGTGTACAGAGAGGtcttattttaagaaatgaaaatgcaaatttaaattatagtacAGATTTTATGCAAAGACTTTTTAGTGAAGAAGGAAAAGGCCTCTTTAGCTGtagaatgaatattattg GTCATATGCAGCAAGGAGGTTCACCAACTCCATTTGATCGAAATTTGGGCACAAAAATGGGTTCTAAAGCAGTTGAATGGTTTAGTGaacaactaaaaaaaaatactgatgCTAATGGTAAAGTAACAGCAATGGATGCTGATAGTGCAGTTATGATTGGTATTGTGCGacaacattataaatttacaccATTCGCAGAACTTCTTGAAATGACGGATTTTGA acatcGCATTCCAACATATCAATGGTGGATGAAATTACGACCATTACTTAAAGTTTTAGCAAAACACGAGTCTACATATGAGGAAGAAGGTCTTTATATCACTGTAGAAGAAATGGATGTTGATAATGATTCTCttgtataa
- the LOC724724 gene encoding ATP-dependent 6-phosphofructokinase isoform X7: MMKHNVLAQSKIRRRKNFLFSFHPFQNKMTKNQEYKWYWIDMAEDLAARRFIKPGSHKDKGLAVFTSGGDSQGMNAAVRAVVRMGIYLGCKVFFIKEGYQGMVDGGKNIQEATWSSVSSIIHKGGTIIGSARCHDFEDHAGRKKAAKNLVKLGISNLVVIGGDGSLTGANLFKEEWSTLLKELAEEGEITIDQVEKYEHLHIAGLVGSIDNDFCGTDMTIGTDSALHRIIESIDAIVSTAYSHQRTFIMEVMGRHCGYLGIVGALAAEADFVFCPESPPPADWPDKLCKKLGQERLMGQRLNIIIVAEGALDRNGEPITAEKIHKVVVEKLQQDTRITVLGHVQRGGNPSAFDRVLGCRMGAEAVMALMEAKPDTEACVVTLNGNQAVRLPLMECVRRTKGVAKAMADKNWNLAVQLRGKGFARNLETYKMLTRLKAPIECTNPNKESNSPTLTKQFTLYGQSCHYTLGVIHIGSPSCGMNAAVRSFVRNCIYRGDKVYGICDGILGLITGKFKLLDWPFVTGWVSQGGALLGTKRAPPKEDQLTQIAQRLKEYEIQALLIVGGFEGYQTGLTFINARDKFEEFRIPIAMIPATISNNVPGTEFSLGCDTALNEITEICDRIRQSAQGTKRRVFIIETMGGYCGYLATLAGLAGGADAAYIFEEKFNIKDLNQDVIAMAAKMSEGVQRGLILRNENANLNYSTDFMQRLFSEEGKGLFSCRMNIIGHMQQGGSPTPFDRNLGTKMGSKAVEWFSEQLKKNTDANGKVTAMDADSAVMIGIVRQHYKFTPFAELLEMTDFEHRIPTYQWWMKLRPLLKVLAKHESTYEEEGLYITVEEMDVDNDSLV; encoded by the exons GAATACAAGTGGTATTGGATAGACATGGCAGAAGATTTAGCAGCTCGGAGATTTATAAAACCTGGTAGTCATAAAGATAAAGGCCTTGCAGTTTTTACTAGTGGAGGTGATTCTCAAG gaatgaATGCAGCAGTTCGAGCAGTTGTTAGAATGGGTATTTATCTTGGATGTaaagttttctttattaaagaaGGCTATCAGGGTATGGTAGATggtggaaaaaatattcaagaagcTACTTGGTCATCCGTTTCTTCTATCATACATAaa ggTGGTACAATAATAGGATCTGCTCGATGTCATGACTTTGAAGATCACGCTGGTCGCAAAAAAGCTGcaaaaaatttagtaaaactTGGAATAAGTAATTTAGTTGTAATAGGTGGTGATGGTTCACTTACTGGTGCAAATCTATTTAAGGAAGAATGGTCAAccttattaaaagaattagcTGAAGAAG gaGAAATTACAATAGACCaagtagaaaaatatgaacattTACACATTGCTGGCTTAGTGGGATCtattgataatgatttttgCGGAACTGACATGACTATCGGTACTGATTCTGCGTTACATCGTATTATCGAAAGTATCGATGCTATTGTTAGTACAGCATATTCCCATCAAAGAACATTCATAATGGAAGTTATGGGTCGGCATTGCGG GTATTTGGGAATTGTGGGTGCTTTAGCGGCAGAAGCAGATTTTGTTTTCTGTCCAGAATCACCTCCTCCTGCTGACTGGCctgataaattatgtaaaaaattgggGCAG gAAAGACTTATGGGACAACgacttaatattataattgtagcTGAAGGTGCATTAGATAGAAATGGTGAACCAATTACTgctgaaaaaattcataaagttGTTGTAGAAAAGCTACAACAAGATACAAGAATTACTGTTCTTGGTCATGTTCAAAGAGGTGGTAATCCATCTGCTTTTGATAGAGTTTTG ggcTGTCGAATGGGAGCAGAAGCAGTAATGGCATTAATGGAAGCAAAACCAGATACTGAAGCATGTGTTGTTACATTAAATGGCAATCAAGCTGTAAGATTACCTCTTATGGAATGTGTTCGACGTACTAAGGGAGTAGCAAAAGCTATGGccgataaaaattggaatcttGCAGTTCAACTTCGTGGAAA gggATTTGCTCGTAATTTGGAAACATATAAAATGTTGACCCGTCTGAAAGCACCTATAGAATGTACCAATCCCAATaag GAAAGTAACAGTCCCACATTAACAAAG caaTTCACTTTGTATGGACAA AGTTGCCATTATACATTAGGTGTAATACATATTGGTTCACCTTCTTGTGGTATGAATGCCGCTGTGCGTTCTTTTGttagaaattgtatttatcgAGGAGATaag GTTTATGGTATTTGTGACGGAATCTTGGGTCTTATAactggaaaatttaaattattggattGGCCTTTTGTCACTGGTTGGGTATCACAAGGTGGTGCTCTTTTAGGAACTAAACGTGCTCCACCAAAAGAGGATCAGTTAACACAGATTGCTCAGAGACttaaagaatatgaaattcaAGCTCTACTTATTGTAGGAGGATTTGAG GGTTATCAAACAGGACTTACTTTTATTAATGCTAgagataaatttgaagaatttcgaaTTCCTATTGCAATGATTCCGGCAACTATTAGCAATAATGTTCCAGGAACTGAATTTTCATTAGGATGTGATACtgctttaaatgaaattacggAG atctgTGATCGAATCCGTCAGTCTGCACAAGGTACAAAGCGTcgagtatttattattgaaactatGGGTGGATATTGTGGTTATTTAGCTACTTTGGCTGGATTAGCTGGTGGAGCTGATGCAGCATATATTTTCGaggaaaagtttaatattaaagatttaaatcaaGATGTTATTGCAATGGCTGCTAAAATGTCTGAAGGTGTACAGAGAGGtcttattttaagaaatgaaaatgcaaatttaaattatagtacAGATTTTATGCAAAGACTTTTTAGTGAAGAAGGAAAAGGCCTCTTTAGCTGtagaatgaatattattg GTCATATGCAGCAAGGAGGTTCACCAACTCCATTTGATCGAAATTTGGGCACAAAAATGGGTTCTAAAGCAGTTGAATGGTTTAGTGaacaactaaaaaaaaatactgatgCTAATGGTAAAGTAACAGCAATGGATGCTGATAGTGCAGTTATGATTGGTATTGTGCGacaacattataaatttacaccATTCGCAGAACTTCTTGAAATGACGGATTTTGA acatcGCATTCCAACATATCAATGGTGGATGAAATTACGACCATTACTTAAAGTTTTAGCAAAACACGAGTCTACATATGAGGAAGAAGGTCTTTATATCACTGTAGAAGAAATGGATGTTGATAATGATTCTCttgtataa
- the LOC724724 gene encoding ATP-dependent 6-phosphofructokinase isoform X1 codes for MSIKNDETQCPCTIKDSKKEELSFLLPSFPKQNDKEPGKEDLNAMSFYAINNDKRRIYIQSLESLALPQEYKWYWIDMAEDLAARRFIKPGSHKDKGLAVFTSGGDSQGMNAAVRAVVRMGIYLGCKVFFIKEGYQGMVDGGKNIQEATWSSVSSIIHKGGTIIGSARCHDFEDHAGRKKAAKNLVKLGISNLVVIGGDGSLTGANLFKEEWSTLLKELAEEGEITIDQVEKYEHLHIAGLVGSIDNDFCGTDMTIGTDSALHRIIESIDAIVSTAYSHQRTFIMEVMGRHCGYLGIVGALAAEADFVFCPESPPPADWPDKLCKKLGQERLMGQRLNIIIVAEGALDRNGEPITAEKIHKVVVEKLQQDTRITVLGHVQRGGNPSAFDRVLGCRMGAEAVMALMEAKPDTEACVVTLNGNQAVRLPLMECVRRTKGVAKAMADKNWNLAVQLRGKGFARNLETYKMLTRLKAPIECTNPNKESNSPTLTKQFTLYGQSCHYTLGVIHIGSPSCGMNAAVRSFVRNCIYRGDKVYGICDGILGLITGKFKLLDWPFVTGWVSQGGALLGTKRAPPKEDQLTQIAQRLKEYEIQALLIVGGFEGYQTGLTFINARDKFEEFRIPIAMIPATISNNVPGTEFSLGCDTALNEITEICDRIRQSAQGTKRRVFIIETMGGYCGYLATLAGLAGGADAAYIFEEKFNIKDLNQDVIAMAAKMSEGVQRGLILRNENANLNYSTDFMQRLFSEEGKGLFSCRMNIIGHMQQGGSPTPFDRNLGTKMGSKAVEWFSEQLKKNTDANGKVTAMDADSAVMIGIVRQHYKFTPFAELLEMTDFEHRIPTYQWWMKLRPLLKVLAKHESTYEEEGLYITVEEMDVDNDSLV; via the exons GAATACAAGTGGTATTGGATAGACATGGCAGAAGATTTAGCAGCTCGGAGATTTATAAAACCTGGTAGTCATAAAGATAAAGGCCTTGCAGTTTTTACTAGTGGAGGTGATTCTCAAG gaatgaATGCAGCAGTTCGAGCAGTTGTTAGAATGGGTATTTATCTTGGATGTaaagttttctttattaaagaaGGCTATCAGGGTATGGTAGATggtggaaaaaatattcaagaagcTACTTGGTCATCCGTTTCTTCTATCATACATAaa ggTGGTACAATAATAGGATCTGCTCGATGTCATGACTTTGAAGATCACGCTGGTCGCAAAAAAGCTGcaaaaaatttagtaaaactTGGAATAAGTAATTTAGTTGTAATAGGTGGTGATGGTTCACTTACTGGTGCAAATCTATTTAAGGAAGAATGGTCAAccttattaaaagaattagcTGAAGAAG gaGAAATTACAATAGACCaagtagaaaaatatgaacattTACACATTGCTGGCTTAGTGGGATCtattgataatgatttttgCGGAACTGACATGACTATCGGTACTGATTCTGCGTTACATCGTATTATCGAAAGTATCGATGCTATTGTTAGTACAGCATATTCCCATCAAAGAACATTCATAATGGAAGTTATGGGTCGGCATTGCGG GTATTTGGGAATTGTGGGTGCTTTAGCGGCAGAAGCAGATTTTGTTTTCTGTCCAGAATCACCTCCTCCTGCTGACTGGCctgataaattatgtaaaaaattgggGCAG gAAAGACTTATGGGACAACgacttaatattataattgtagcTGAAGGTGCATTAGATAGAAATGGTGAACCAATTACTgctgaaaaaattcataaagttGTTGTAGAAAAGCTACAACAAGATACAAGAATTACTGTTCTTGGTCATGTTCAAAGAGGTGGTAATCCATCTGCTTTTGATAGAGTTTTG ggcTGTCGAATGGGAGCAGAAGCAGTAATGGCATTAATGGAAGCAAAACCAGATACTGAAGCATGTGTTGTTACATTAAATGGCAATCAAGCTGTAAGATTACCTCTTATGGAATGTGTTCGACGTACTAAGGGAGTAGCAAAAGCTATGGccgataaaaattggaatcttGCAGTTCAACTTCGTGGAAA gggATTTGCTCGTAATTTGGAAACATATAAAATGTTGACCCGTCTGAAAGCACCTATAGAATGTACCAATCCCAATaag GAAAGTAACAGTCCCACATTAACAAAG caaTTCACTTTGTATGGACAA AGTTGCCATTATACATTAGGTGTAATACATATTGGTTCACCTTCTTGTGGTATGAATGCCGCTGTGCGTTCTTTTGttagaaattgtatttatcgAGGAGATaag GTTTATGGTATTTGTGACGGAATCTTGGGTCTTATAactggaaaatttaaattattggattGGCCTTTTGTCACTGGTTGGGTATCACAAGGTGGTGCTCTTTTAGGAACTAAACGTGCTCCACCAAAAGAGGATCAGTTAACACAGATTGCTCAGAGACttaaagaatatgaaattcaAGCTCTACTTATTGTAGGAGGATTTGAG GGTTATCAAACAGGACTTACTTTTATTAATGCTAgagataaatttgaagaatttcgaaTTCCTATTGCAATGATTCCGGCAACTATTAGCAATAATGTTCCAGGAACTGAATTTTCATTAGGATGTGATACtgctttaaatgaaattacggAG atctgTGATCGAATCCGTCAGTCTGCACAAGGTACAAAGCGTcgagtatttattattgaaactatGGGTGGATATTGTGGTTATTTAGCTACTTTGGCTGGATTAGCTGGTGGAGCTGATGCAGCATATATTTTCGaggaaaagtttaatattaaagatttaaatcaaGATGTTATTGCAATGGCTGCTAAAATGTCTGAAGGTGTACAGAGAGGtcttattttaagaaatgaaaatgcaaatttaaattatagtacAGATTTTATGCAAAGACTTTTTAGTGAAGAAGGAAAAGGCCTCTTTAGCTGtagaatgaatattattg GTCATATGCAGCAAGGAGGTTCACCAACTCCATTTGATCGAAATTTGGGCACAAAAATGGGTTCTAAAGCAGTTGAATGGTTTAGTGaacaactaaaaaaaaatactgatgCTAATGGTAAAGTAACAGCAATGGATGCTGATAGTGCAGTTATGATTGGTATTGTGCGacaacattataaatttacaccATTCGCAGAACTTCTTGAAATGACGGATTTTGA acatcGCATTCCAACATATCAATGGTGGATGAAATTACGACCATTACTTAAAGTTTTAGCAAAACACGAGTCTACATATGAGGAAGAAGGTCTTTATATCACTGTAGAAGAAATGGATGTTGATAATGATTCTCttgtataa